One stretch of Centroberyx gerrardi isolate f3 chromosome 13, fCenGer3.hap1.cur.20231027, whole genome shotgun sequence DNA includes these proteins:
- the nr2f6a gene encoding nuclear receptor subfamily 2 group F member 6a isoform X2 produces the protein MAMVSGGWGDPNGGTNGLGEKSYLRGEEEDGSPQAGGSDMEAGDDDKACVVDCVVCGDKSSGKHYGVFTCEGCKSFFKRSIRRNLNYTCRSNRECQIDQHHRNQCQYCRLKKCFRVGMRKEVQRGRIPPQPSLSPSITPIGGASGLGGGEFYNNNNNNGGSGGGQPVSELISQLLRAEPYPSSRFGHQYSQQAGPDNAMGIDNICELAARLLFSTIEWARNIPYFPELPVSDQVALLRLSWSELFILNAAQSALPLHMAPLLAAAGFHSSPMSAERVVSFMDQVRVFQDQVDKLTRLQVDSAEYSCLKAIALFSPDACGLTDPVHVESLQEKAQVALTEYERMQYPNQPQRFGRLLLRLPALRAVPANLISQLFFMRLVGKTPIETLIRDMQLSGSSISWPYVPGQ, from the exons ATGGCCATGGTGAGCGGGGGCTGGGGAGATCCCAATGGGGGCACCAATGGTTTAGGGGAGAAGAGCTAcctgaggggggaggaggaggacggctCTCCGCAGGCCGGGGGCAGCGACATGGAGGCCGGCGACGACGACAAAGCCTGCGTGGTGGACTGCGTGGTGTGCGGAGACAAGTCCAGCGGCAAGCACTACGGCGTGTTCACCTGCGAGGGCTGCAAGAGCTTCTTCAAGAGGAGCATCCGACGCAACCTCAACTACACCTGCAG gtcaAACAGAGAGTGTCAGATAGACCAGCACCACCGGAACCAGTGCCAGTACTGTCGCCTGAAGAAGTGTTTCCGCGTGGGCATGCGCAAAGAAG TCCAACGCGGTCGCATCCCACCTCAGCCCAGCCTCAGCCCCTCCATCACGCCCATAGGGGGCGCCAGTGGGCTCGGAGGCGGCGAGttctacaacaacaacaacaacaacggagGGAGCGGCGGAGGTCAGCCGGTGTCAGAACTCATTTCCCAGCTGCTGCGCGCCGAGCCGTACCCCAGCAGCCGCTTTGGCCACCAGTACAGCCAGCAAGCCGGTCCCGATAACGCCATGGGCATCGATAACATCTGCGAACTGGCCGCCCGGCTGCTCTTCAGCACGATCGAGTGGGCCAGAAACATCCCCTACTTCCCCGAGCTGCCTGTGTCAGATCAG GTGGCACTGCTGAGGCTGAGCTGGAGCGAGCTGTTCATCCTCAACGCGGCCCAGTCGGCCCTGCCGCTCCACATGGcgcccctgctggccgccgccGGGTTCCACTCCTCGCCCATGTCCGCGGAGCGCGTGGTGTCCTTCATGGACCAGGTGAGGGTGTTCCAGGACCAGGTGGACAAGCTGACCAGGCTGCAGGTGGACTCCGCCGAGTACAGCTGCCTCAAGGCCATCGCGCTTTTCTCACCAG acGCCTGTGGACTGACAGACCCGGTCCACGTGGAGTCTCTGCAGGAGAAGGCCCAGGTGGCGCTGACGGAGTACGAGAGGATGCAGTACCCTAATCAGCCCCAGCGCTTCGGCCGCCTGCTCCTGCGCCTCCCCGCCCTGCGCGCCGTCCCCGCCAACCTCATCTCGCAGCTCTTCTTTATGCGTCTGGTCGGCAAGACCCCCATCGAGACGCTGATCCGTGACATGCAGCTCTCCGGAAGCTCGATCAGCTGGCCCTATGTCCCGGGACAGTAG
- the nr2f6a gene encoding nuclear receptor subfamily 2 group F member 6a isoform X1, giving the protein MAMVSGGWGDPNGGTNGLGEKSYLRGEEEDGSPQAGGSDMEAGDDDKACVVDCVVCGDKSSGKHYGVFTCEGCKSFFKRSIRRNLNYTCRSNRECQIDQHHRNQCQYCRLKKCFRVGMRKEAVQRGRIPPQPSLSPSITPIGGASGLGGGEFYNNNNNNGGSGGGQPVSELISQLLRAEPYPSSRFGHQYSQQAGPDNAMGIDNICELAARLLFSTIEWARNIPYFPELPVSDQVALLRLSWSELFILNAAQSALPLHMAPLLAAAGFHSSPMSAERVVSFMDQVRVFQDQVDKLTRLQVDSAEYSCLKAIALFSPDACGLTDPVHVESLQEKAQVALTEYERMQYPNQPQRFGRLLLRLPALRAVPANLISQLFFMRLVGKTPIETLIRDMQLSGSSISWPYVPGQ; this is encoded by the exons ATGGCCATGGTGAGCGGGGGCTGGGGAGATCCCAATGGGGGCACCAATGGTTTAGGGGAGAAGAGCTAcctgaggggggaggaggaggacggctCTCCGCAGGCCGGGGGCAGCGACATGGAGGCCGGCGACGACGACAAAGCCTGCGTGGTGGACTGCGTGGTGTGCGGAGACAAGTCCAGCGGCAAGCACTACGGCGTGTTCACCTGCGAGGGCTGCAAGAGCTTCTTCAAGAGGAGCATCCGACGCAACCTCAACTACACCTGCAG gtcaAACAGAGAGTGTCAGATAGACCAGCACCACCGGAACCAGTGCCAGTACTGTCGCCTGAAGAAGTGTTTCCGCGTGGGCATGCGCAAAGAAG CAGTCCAACGCGGTCGCATCCCACCTCAGCCCAGCCTCAGCCCCTCCATCACGCCCATAGGGGGCGCCAGTGGGCTCGGAGGCGGCGAGttctacaacaacaacaacaacaacggagGGAGCGGCGGAGGTCAGCCGGTGTCAGAACTCATTTCCCAGCTGCTGCGCGCCGAGCCGTACCCCAGCAGCCGCTTTGGCCACCAGTACAGCCAGCAAGCCGGTCCCGATAACGCCATGGGCATCGATAACATCTGCGAACTGGCCGCCCGGCTGCTCTTCAGCACGATCGAGTGGGCCAGAAACATCCCCTACTTCCCCGAGCTGCCTGTGTCAGATCAG GTGGCACTGCTGAGGCTGAGCTGGAGCGAGCTGTTCATCCTCAACGCGGCCCAGTCGGCCCTGCCGCTCCACATGGcgcccctgctggccgccgccGGGTTCCACTCCTCGCCCATGTCCGCGGAGCGCGTGGTGTCCTTCATGGACCAGGTGAGGGTGTTCCAGGACCAGGTGGACAAGCTGACCAGGCTGCAGGTGGACTCCGCCGAGTACAGCTGCCTCAAGGCCATCGCGCTTTTCTCACCAG acGCCTGTGGACTGACAGACCCGGTCCACGTGGAGTCTCTGCAGGAGAAGGCCCAGGTGGCGCTGACGGAGTACGAGAGGATGCAGTACCCTAATCAGCCCCAGCGCTTCGGCCGCCTGCTCCTGCGCCTCCCCGCCCTGCGCGCCGTCCCCGCCAACCTCATCTCGCAGCTCTTCTTTATGCGTCTGGTCGGCAAGACCCCCATCGAGACGCTGATCCGTGACATGCAGCTCTCCGGAAGCTCGATCAGCTGGCCCTATGTCCCGGGACAGTAG